AGCCTCCCTTGGTTAACAGAATTGACCCATTCTTCTCCCTTTAACAAAAACCCCAAAAGGAGTCTTGTTCCAAAGGCTGGAGGGGGCTGAACTGTCACTTCTCATTAGATTTCATTTTAATAGAGTCTTGCTTTTTTAAGCAAGGACTTGCATGGAAGAGACAGAGATCTTCACTCCCCTCTCCGTTCTTAAATGTTATGTGCCCCATGGGTTTGGGTTGATTTAGCTCTGGTGTGGACGTTCTCATGGCAAATTCTGCTCTTTTGACAGGCTGCCTTTAAGTTTTACATAATCGTCCTTTCGGTTCCCTCATTTTGTGCCGGAGAGCTGACAAGGCCCTTTTGCCGCTGTTGCTGTTCTCTTGAGGCTGAAGTACCCAGCATAGcagctcctctttcttttcctgctctGTTGCATTGGAGGATTTCTCTGTACAGTATTCTGAAACTGGGGAGCATCCAGTGGAGACACAGAAGGAACTAGAGACGCCTCCTCATAGGCAGTGTGTATAGTGTATCCACAGGCTGAAACATTACAAACTTTCACTAAGGAAACAATCCTCTTTTGAGCATCGTGGGATGTGGCTCTGGCTTCATGTGTATTCTTCAGAACATGTCCTGTATTCATATTTGCTGGCTTGGCAGCAGAAACTGAACATTTTAATCCTAAAACATTATATCTGCAGAGGACACAGGTGAGATTAAAACCAGCTTGTTCCTCAtactgggagccagcatggtgtggtggtttaagTGTCGGACTCTGGATAAtatcaggtttcaaatccctgttcagtcatggaaacccactggatgaccctgagcaagtcacacactctcagcctcaggggaaggcaagggcaaattgaacaagaaaaacccatgatagggtcaccttaggtttgctataagtcagaaatgacaggaaggcacacaacagcaacaatgctcATACAGGTATTTCCTGCATGTCCTGGTCAGTGTGAGTCTTTGTGTGTCTTTACTTTTCAGAGTCCCTTTCAGAGTCAATTTAAATGTTGCAGTAATAAAACCAGGCTCCAGCGTTCGGAGACAGATGCTATTAAGCAGCTTGCGTTGCTTCTggcaaaaagaggctggatgataAAAGTGGTTGGGCCTCTTTCCTTAAGGCTTCCTCTGCTGTGTTCCTTCCAGATTACCTTGGATCCATCCACTTTGGAGTGATCACGGATAGGCTGATTGCCAAGGAGATCCCGCTGACCAGCTCAGGCAGCGTCTACCTGCACAGGCGTGTCAATACATCCCTCGTGAGTAGCTCCCTTTCACTTTTGGACACCTGCGTGACCTGTACTAAGCTGGCAAGGGCCAACTCTGTGGGTGCAGCTGACAGATAAGCATTGGGATGCTAGTGCCACGGAGGAAGCACTTGTGGGATAAGGCAGGGCTTTCAAGCCCAAAGTGGGTCTGCCACAGTATCTTTGTCTGCAAAATTTAAATGTTGCAGTAATAAAAACCGGGCTCCAGTGTTTGGAGACAGATGCCATTCTCTGCCCCTGTGTTGTCAGGCAGGTATTCTGGGGCTGGGAGCAATGAGGAGTCCCCAAAGGCAGTGCCTGTGAGGCAGCATCTAATAAAGGAAATTAACCTGCTTATGTAACAGTGGCCCAAGGTCAGCCTTGTTTTGTTATGCAGAGGCTGCCCAGGCAGTTTTCTCCTCTTCTGCTGAATGATTTCATAAGCCTCCTGCAAGATGGGGGCAGCCTGGGTGTTTTGCTTGCTACCAGGTTTCAGGTAGGCAAAAGCCCAATCCAGTGAGGACTTTCTAATCCATGGGCAGAGCCCTGGGATAAGATTTGCTCCCCAGCTGTCCTGTGGCTTTGGCTCAAGATCACTCTCTGGCCTAATTTGAGATGGAGGCCCTGTCTTTTGTGGGATTTGGGATGGGCATAATGGAAGCTGTCCCACTCGCCTGTTTCAAAACCATCGCTCTCTCCTTAGGTTGGTTCTTCTAATGTAACATCCAGACATAACGGTCCATTGCATTTAGGCTTCCTGACCTCATTTAgtattaaaatgtttaataaatgaGTTGAATACCCTTTGTCACATTAGCTTTCAGAGCAGCATGCAGTTATGCAGTCTGtgtcaagaaaaaagcaacatgggatatacagtaaatgaaataaaacatgtctgtgagagtcagggtgactcagcagaagccaatggagaaccacacaggtgtaataggtaatacaattaacaagtcctgagtgccaaggacagaaatgcaaagtggataattggacacacctgacaattgttcagtggtcaaggctgagatgatgaaatcactaattgtaggatgaaccaagagaaccaatgagaatgatgtacacacctactgggtggaaacagaccacagtgggtggtatcatccaatgactataataatgactatgcatcccaatgtattgtgtgggttgtaggagtggatagtgaggagtagagtattgttgtgttggatagttttggagctgtatatagtagaataaagtagatcttttatttaagactacggAGTTGTCTGGtatcttgggtgaagctacaagaaccagctggatcctgaagaagaagggtgaagacttctgtggaagcaagagtgagaaggcttggagagtttgtcggggtcttcagcctgttctctgtaactcttgctaagctataaccactggccaaaactggtcagcgcggtgcacaaccaggtggtgagttcaagccagaggtgaagagctacaactcccatcatccccaacagtCTGTACAGTAAAATCCTGGCCCAGAAGTAATGGTCCAATAAGCAGGTAAATCCTCAAAGGCCGAGTTACAATTTGCTCACATGGAACCCTGTTAAAATGCAAGGCTAAATATTTTTGTCTGCtgcttaaaatatttttgcagcCTTCCCATCCAGATTATAAAcggagcctggaaaagttatgttttggattgcaactcctagagTGGTGGtctcaaaaaaagtaactttcccaacctcTGCTTGGGAACAATACTCTGACTTGGTCACAAACACCAACCACTTTTTGTCCAAGgcttattcacacacacacacacacacacacacgtatatgttgtgtgtgtgtgtatgtagtgtATATCCAATTAACTGGAACAGTTATTTTATCAAGAGAAAGATAATGAGAGAAACCTTCCTCCCAGAACTGTGTGTGATATGATCCATCTTGCTTGGATCAAAGTCTTTTATCTGTGTATTTGATAGTGGTATGGAGgatgttttccctttcttttccagctctacCCACATGAAGCCATGAACTACACTGCTGAAAACGTGTGGAAGTGGGCCCTGGACAACCGGGAGACCTTTGTCCGCTGGCTGAGACCCCATGGAGGGAAGAGTCTCTTGCTGAACAACGAGCTGAAGAAGGGACcagccctcttcctcttccttccctttgaCCCCTTGGCAGAAAACCATCCTCTCATAGATGAGGTTAGTGGTACTTTGGGGGCACTGAGACCATCCCTCAGCACTAGTACATTGGTTGTTCTCGTCATAttgatttatatgccacctttctcccaaattgggacaTCTGTGCTGTGCGCCTGCTGTGCTCTCAACAAGGGCTTTGACTTTGCAAGCACAGCCAGAGGATAAGTGATGCTCCTCAGTTGGGAACAAACCTGAAAAAGAAGGTGCTTCTGGCCTGGATTTCAGGATGAATGAGCTGTGGAGGAGTCTGAGAAACGCATTCCCAGGGGATGGAAGATGGAGCTCCTTTAACAAGAGGGAACTGAAACATGTCAATGTCTCAGATTCTGGGACTTCAAGCCTGAAGTCAAGAGAAGAGTTTTTCCCAGCTGACTGTTCAGTTCAAGACACAAGTGCCTTTGTTTTATGGTGGTCAAAGATAAGCTTGTTGCCTTAAAACGACTCAGACTTTTCTGGTGTAAGAATTTAAAATGGTTGCTCACCCTCTTTGGCCACGTTCCTTCCCTTGGTGTGCTTGCAGAACAAAAGCGCAATCTCTTCTCATTTTGGAGAGTCTGGGAAGGAAGGTTAATTGCCTTATAATGACCTGAGAGAGGGCCAAGTCAGGGGCAGAATTCGGGCGAGGGCTCTAGGCTTCCTGCTTTCCATTTCCATCCTCCCCTTGGCTCCCTTTTGTTGCTGCCCTTCGTATTTGGTTTAACTGCTTGTCTGAAAGAAGTGGGATGTGGGAGGAGGGCAGCAAGAGGAATGAATCTCTCAGGGCAGGTTAGCAACATGGGTCTCTATCTCTTGGAAATCCTAGTGCAGTGTCTTCATAAACagcttggatgggcatctttctggaatgctttagttgtgtattcccctatggcagaatgggattggttGGATGACTCTTCAAACCCTGTGATTCTGTATTAAGCAGTGTTGTCTACCTTTAAGAGTAAGAGCTGCTAAAGAAGAATGGCTATGCCTATTTTGTTACCccctttttctctgtttttaccTGGGGAACCTTCCATTGAATGAGGTAGCCTTGTGTGGCCATTTCTAGCCCTGCTCCAGACTCCTCTTTGCCCATGAAGCGACATGTTCCACTTGGGCCAGTTGCTGTCTTTGGCCAACCTACTTCAGAGGCTTGGGAAAATGGAGGAGGCCACCTCTGTCCCTTGCTATGAACTCCTTGGAGGCTGGGACTGAAGGATAGCCATCCTTCTGCATGTTCTCACAGGTCACCAGGAGTGTTCTGTAGCATGTCAGTAGCctgaaacaaacacacacagaagagCCAGCCTTTTTCATGGTTGCTTGAAGACTGTGTTTATTCACGCCGGTAGAGGAGCTACCGACAAGCTGAGCAGAGTGTGTGTCTTTGCCCATTGCCTCAGACACACAAGAGACTCACACAACGTTCACAGGACACTTCTGGGCTGGACTCTTTGTGATGTTGTTTCACCCCATTGGCTCTTTCTGTGTGTGCAAGCGCAGGGAGCCAAATAGGACCCCCTCTCCCAAAGCATCTCTCTTGATCTCCTCCTCATCTGAAGGAATCCTCCTCACAGTCAGGGATGTTCCCATCTGGACCACGCGGCTCCCTTTGCTTTCAGGGGGCAGCTTATGTAACTTGTTTACTGAAAGGAGCAGCAGCTACAGAGCCAGGAGCCTTTTGTCATCATGGGCATTCCCCCCCTCCTGCCCTTCCAGATCAGGGAATGCTTCTCCTCTCGGGAAGCTATGCCCTCCAGTCTCTCTGCCCACACTGCTTAGAAGGCCTTTGGGGATAGCCTGGGCTGGAAAACTAGTTGGTCATCCCTCCTTGGCCAGGATAAGGCTTAAAGAAATTTAAGGATTTATGGGGGCCAGAGGAAAATGCTCTAAAGGTGCAAGGCTGCCGTGTTCTGCTTGCTTTTCCTCAAGACATCCAATGTGAGGCCTGTGTGACACCAGGGTGCCTGGCATGTGAATGTCCCTGGCTTCATCTCATAACATTGGCTGGTTTGTTACAGGGCAGGGAAATGCCCAATATCGTGCAAGGGGCATGTTGTCTACCTTGGGATGCCATATTCCCTTACTGTGTTTGCGCATTTCAAGTTAAggtgatctcatgaatttcacagggttttcttagggaaggacttctcaaaggaggtttgccatggccttcctctgtgATACAATACTTGGtggtccaagtactaaccaggactgaccttgctcagcttccaagatcagataaagAAGGAGTGCCCCATACTTTGAGGCAGTCCAtactactgtcaaacagcttttaagaaagtcTTCCCAATGTTTAGCTGGAGGCATCCAAAGGAATCCTCCATGTAAGTTCTTCCATGGACACAGTGCTGTGGAAAGGGACAGTAAGCTGGCAAAGCATTTCAAGCTCCTTCCAGGACTGTCCTTCTGAGATGTGGTAAGACAAGGAGAAATATCCATGTGGTTTtcatccctcctctctctctctttagattTCCAAGTTGGCATTGGAGTACAACTGGTGCAACAAGAGCCAGGATACGGAGCAAGGTGCCAGTGGCTCTCAAGGGGCAGAGGACCCAATGGCTGGCATCACCCTCGGTCTAGCAGAAGGCCCCTCTGCCGCCAAGCTCCCCTGTTGCAACACCGTGGTGCTCCCCCCGCAGTGGCATTCCCTCTCGCGGACCCCCCACAACGTCTGTGAGCTGTGCATCAACCAGACAGTTGGGGTCAGGCCCAGCCATCTGGGCAGGCTGGCCTGCAACTTCTTTGAGATCGAGGCTGCCTTGGATTCTTTCTACCTCAAGGAGCGGACTTTCTTCCAAGTTGTGCCCAAGGCGGTTTCCCTGTGCAGCAACTTCCTCAGTTTTTACAGCCCTTTCAGCTACTACACCGCATGCTGCAGGACGGTGAACGGGGCCCCGCTGAACTGGGTGGGCTCCGGAAAGACCTCCGGCCAGCCCTTGGAAGGCGCCTTTTCTTCCCATGGGAAGATCTGGAAAGACAGGCCCCAGAGCTCTATGCCTCACATTGAGGACGGGAGCGGTCTCCTCCCGGAAAGCACTTGCTGCGGCTCCAATTTCACTGGCCTGAGTTGCAGAACCAACAAGACCTTAAACCTCTACTTGCTGGATTCAAATCTCTTCTGGACCTATGCAGAAAGGCTGGGCGCCTCACACGCTCCTCCTGTGAAGGAGTTTGCTACCATCGTGGATCTCAAGGAAGAGACTCATTACGTCCTGGATCAGAACCAGGCTCTGCTGAAATCTAATCTCGGTAGGGTCTACGGTCTGCATCTCCCACTATTTCACGCGTTGCATGTAGGCTCGGAGTCTATACAAAAGGCTCTCTGCAAAGCGCAGTCAAAGTGGcagtttgcattttttaaactgcAGCACCATTTTTAGTTACAATAGTTCTCCCGTTGCCAGTTCTATTccaagtggtggtccctggatcaGTGCCGGTCCACAAAACACGGGCTGCAGGTCCATGCAAAAttcccaggaaagaaagaagtagttGTAGTCAATGGGTGCAAATATGGTACTGTTCTGTGGCGCATTGCCAGGGGAGAGGGGAGTGATTTCTATGATTTATACCTTGCCCTCCAGGCCAGGAAGCAGAGGCGACCAGGTAAAAAGCACTGCTTTTGAAGGAGCCAGTGCATTATTGTTAGATGGTGTGCTTTTTTTAAGATCTGTTTTGTTACGTGGCTTTCTTTTAATATAGATGCCTTGCAGGGAAAGTTTCCCATCTGTGGAAAGAAAGGCAGCTCTATAAATCTTTCACTAACTGGCTGTTTATGTTGCCAGCAATGCGCTTCGTGGTAGGAGCCCTGCAGTTCTCATGTCTCCTGGCACATACCTGGGAGCTGCCCAGAGAGAGGAGATCTCCTGAGACACTCTTTGCCATGGCTGCCCACACACAACGGgatctcctcttttctcttcatGTGTGCCAGATGTGGCCAGTTTAGAGGGAGAATCTCTGCATGTATTGGAAACCTTTCCCTAAATATATTCAGAAGAACATACTTttgagttttcaaagattttatcAGGTCCTGGTTCGAGTGTTTTTCTCAGCGACTTTAAAATCAAAAACCTAGGCTTGGAGTCTTTGTTTCGGAGAAAGCAAAGAGAGCCCCAGTCTGCAGAATCCTTCAGCTAGATAGCAGGCTGGGgcttatagtttgttgtggggttttggggtaATGTGGCCTTGTTTTGGAACATTGGGATTTTTTGAACATCGGGCAGAAATGGCACAGGATTCTCACTTCCGTGTTATTCTTCCAGATTGGGGTTCCTGAGTATCAGGAGCCTGTTTTTCAGCCAGGAAACAATTAGTGGAGAGTATTCACCCTGGAAACAAACACAACGGCAACCGTTGTTTCCTTCCCTACATGAAGCCAAGTCTTCTAATGCTGCGTTGGTAGCTACTTTTCAGGCCCTAAATTTAgacttttgtgttgttgttgttgttgttccagccTGCCCTGAATACCACAATAACCTCCAGAACATTGACTCTCGTTTCTAGAAACCTTCATTCAAAACTACAGTGTTGTGTACAGTCCCTTGAAAAGGCACCTGGTTGGCGAGAGGAGAACCGAACGTCTGCAGGCCCAAAACAGGATCCAAGAAATTACCACCAGCACTTTTCGCGAGACTGTGTTGAACAGCAAAAAGGTAATGCGTGTTTAGCGCAGGGGCTTTGTAACGGTGTGTTGTTGCATCCCAGATGTTGTGCAGCTTTTCCATTTTGTATCATGAAAATCAGAGACATTCAGAGGAGTAGCAGCCATATTGGAAAAGATGTGAAATTGTAACTGGGaagggaaaatgtcttcctcgcatCTGCAGGAGGGATCTTGTGTGGCATAAGGAGAACATGTGCAGTGTATGGAATTCAGAGGGTTAAACCAAGACCCTGCTCCAATTGTGGACCAGACTGGATAGAGTTTGAGCTGGCCATTTGCCTGCCTCTTCAGGTGGTTATGAGCTTGTGGCTAAAATAGTATCTCCTCTCCCATCGTTCCCTGCCTCTAACATCAACCTTGTCCTGTCTGTCTCTGCTTTGGTGCAGGGGATCCCCAGCATCTAacctgtcttttctctctctctccacccccaAAACCCACCTTCCAGGATGTCTTGCTGCTGTATTACTCACCATGGTGTGGCTTCTGCATGTCTCTCAACCACGTCTTCATCCAGCTTGCTCGGATCCTGCCTCCCGATGACTTTGTGGTGGCCAGGTAAGCAGgtgtttcccctccctccctcttttcctccttatgCTGGTAACTGCTTGGAGCCTACTGTCACTCAGAATGGCACCTTGGCCTGGGTTTGGGAAGTTCCCGGGAGGCTCTGCAAGTTTCTGACTGTTTCCTTCTCCCACTCTTCCTGTacaaacatggttaaaaacacATCGAAAACAATACTactaataaaagataaaaaaacacaacaagcCACTCCatacacactttgttgttgtctgccttcaagtcacttctatcaacagggttttctggggctgacttGGTGGGTTGCCATGTCCgatcagggaatcaaaccctggtctccaggttcatagtccagctctcaaacgtTGGCTCTCTCATAGCCACCCCAACTATATCATTTAAATCTCAAAGGTCTGCCGGAATAAAAAAGTTTTTGCTTCCTGGTAGAACTTAGTCAGCTTTATGGCTGGATCTCTCTCCACAAGGAAGTTTCTGAATGCACCGTCACTGGAGGTATTTAGCAACCGGACCAAAGCGATCCTCCGTCAGTCTTACTAATGGATGACAAAGAACATGAAGGCTGTGCTCTTCTGCTCCAACTGGTTGCAGGCAGACAGGAAACGGCCTTTTCGCTTGAGAAGCTGACTCAACGGGGGGCAAAGCAGAAGCCAGAAATCGCTGGCGTTTTTCCTCCGGCTCCAATGCCCCCAACGACAACAaacattggagggggggggtcctGTTTGCATCATCTTATTTGTACAAAGAACACGTTGTTTTGTGGTGGGGACAGAGGAAGGAAAACGCttctcatgctgccagcttttgGGTCCGTTTAGCAGACTGCTCTCTGTTGGAAGTATTTGTATCCAGCAGTTTCCCACAGTTTTAGGGAAGCCATGTCCCCACCAACTCCACCTAACCCTACCTagccgctttgatagccttggctgaagagcagggtataaatatggtgttgttgttgttgttgttaaacctGGGACCTTTGGTGTCCCCACACAGGCTTTGCCACAGAGCTCTGTCTCTCTTCTAATCATTGCCCTTGTGTCTGTTTCGCTCTTCCACAGGATTGACGTTTCTCGCAATGATCTGCCCTGGGAGTTCATGACCGACCAGCTACCCAATGTTCTCTTTTTTCCTCATGACAGGTAACGGTCAGCTTTTCCTTGGTCTACTCATGAGTATTGGATGCAGAATAAATTATTATATGGATCCTTGCTTTGTTGGGGTGGGCAGAGAACAGCCCCTAGGTCTTGGCAGGCCCTGACTCCCATTAACTGGAGCTAGTGGCAATAATTGCTGGGAATCAAGAGTCTTAATATTTGTCCATCTCCTTCTTAATGGATGGGATACTGGTCCCCCTTGTTCTCTTTCCATTAAATGTTGGATGATCCTTTTAAGAAAGGATGGGCAATTGTACAGCAGCCAGAGCTCAATTCCCCTCACCCCggcccctcttcccttccttatAGCAGGCCCAAATAGTTCTGTTTTTGTTAGGAGTCCTTCttaaaatggcaaccagaagtggCACTATGTCACTTCCCATAACTGATTTGAGAAGGACTTAAATGAAATTGCAGGTTTTGAGGCTGGAATGGGGATTCTCGGTGTGTTGTATAGGGACAGTGAGGGTGTTTCCGTCTGGTTTTGTGCATTTGTGGAGTTTCGGTTTGGGGGTGAAAATCATGGGAAAATACTGCCATGTTTTTTAATGGGTGGGTTTGGGGGGTTTTAGAGGCTGCAGAAGTGTCTGGGGTTTTTAGTCTGGGGGCTGCACAAAGGCCACACTGCCCACCTCTTTATTTAAGTAGCCTCTCAACAGAAAACCAGCCGTTTCTGCCTCCCAGAAAGCAACGTCACAAAGGAAAGTCACAAGCTACATCCTGCAGATTAGCCTGTTTTTAGCAGGGTAGGAGGAAATGAACAGGCAAGGGCTCTGTGTCTGTCCTTGTTCATGCTCCTTTGCGTATGGGGCCATGGAGGAATCTCTAGTGTGTTGCAAGTTTCATCTTCCCAGGGGAAAGTAGGCCATTGCAGGTGAGGTTGGGAAGAAGAGTGGCTCACCCAAATTAGGGCACCTTGTCAAGGCAGAGATGGTGCCTGAAGTCTGGGCTGGTGGGGTTTTgagttgttgtttaaaaaacactCGTATTCGAATTTCTGGAAAACGGAAGCGTGGACTCAGCCCCCATTGCAAGCCCCCTGGATCCACAGGCAAGAGTGGCGTCTAGTCGCTCCGCACGGCCGGTCTCTTCTCCTTTACACCCTGCAATCTGGAACCCCGAGGGTAAAACACTGGCTACAATCCACCTATGAGCcaattacatttaatttttgcttatgctgcctttgaagaatgctGTTGAGCGGCTGGCCCACTTGTCTCTGCTTGTGCCTGGTG
This genomic stretch from Sceloporus undulatus isolate JIND9_A2432 ecotype Alabama chromosome 8, SceUnd_v1.1, whole genome shotgun sequence harbors:
- the TXNDC11 gene encoding thioredoxin domain-containing protein 11 isoform X2 — encoded protein: MPETEAVLLLPGDIFIPSEPGVLGYFEFNASPQPPGYLTFFTSALHSLNKDYLGSIHFGVITDRLIAKEIPLTSSGSVYLHRRVNTSLLYPHEAMNYTAENVWKWALDNRETFVRWLRPHGGKSLLLNNELKKGPALFLFLPFDPLAENHPLIDEISKLALEYNWCNKSQDTEQGASGSQGAEDPMAGITLGLAEGPSAAKLPCCNTVVLPPQWHSLSRTPHNVCELCINQTVGVRPSHLGRLACNFFEIEAALDSFYLKERTFFQVVPKAVSLCSNFLSFYSPFSYYTACCRTVNGAPLNWVGSGKTSGQPLEGAFSSHGKIWKDRPQSSMPHIEDGSGLLPESTCCGSNFTGLSCRTNKTLNLYLLDSNLFWTYAERLGASHAPPVKEFATIVDLKEETHYVLDQNQALLKSNLETFIQNYSVVYSPLKRHLVGERRTERLQAQNRIQEITTSTFRETVLNSKKDVLLLYYSPWCGFCMSLNHVFIQLARILPPDDFVVARIDVSRNDLPWEFMTDQLPNVLFFPHDRKDQSMRFPPDVRLTLPNLLKFLLAHSSQPSLASSLEPCLNGCLWGEAALQRGCIAHLERQVEKLRAEIRALHRAQAQLQGQLSDARRESQRLQQEARLLRKQQSSLQSQREHLQGLHDQKTRELEGLAEKLQELADASETLLAENAFLKVLLAAAEKKWRTEAEPEVGLAKEEPGLAVPATENFPEAEQNGQTQMDARLASEHSKENWTE
- the TXNDC11 gene encoding thioredoxin domain-containing protein 11 isoform X1, with amino-acid sequence MSASRGLGSTAADDEQAASSSSSCCRCCRVWGPGAGALLPRRMARSPSVLLGLAALVLGLAALLALSAGGSRAKDVTMPAKLPVGFFSSKSPVHDLFLGQLDHAENIRRDSEVSLFYFYAPWCGQSLAVREEIEKVASSLADQVLFVAINCWWNQGKCRKQKQFFYFPVIYLYHRSFGPIEYKGPMNAVYIEKFVRRVMTPLLYISSQSKLQQFLSHYEPGVLGYFEFNASPQPPGYLTFFTSALHSLNKDYLGSIHFGVITDRLIAKEIPLTSSGSVYLHRRVNTSLLYPHEAMNYTAENVWKWALDNRETFVRWLRPHGGKSLLLNNELKKGPALFLFLPFDPLAENHPLIDEISKLALEYNWCNKSQDTEQGASGSQGAEDPMAGITLGLAEGPSAAKLPCCNTVVLPPQWHSLSRTPHNVCELCINQTVGVRPSHLGRLACNFFEIEAALDSFYLKERTFFQVVPKAVSLCSNFLSFYSPFSYYTACCRTVNGAPLNWVGSGKTSGQPLEGAFSSHGKIWKDRPQSSMPHIEDGSGLLPESTCCGSNFTGLSCRTNKTLNLYLLDSNLFWTYAERLGASHAPPVKEFATIVDLKEETHYVLDQNQALLKSNLETFIQNYSVVYSPLKRHLVGERRTERLQAQNRIQEITTSTFRETVLNSKKDVLLLYYSPWCGFCMSLNHVFIQLARILPPDDFVVARIDVSRNDLPWEFMTDQLPNVLFFPHDRKDQSMRFPPDVRLTLPNLLKFLLAHSSQPSLASSLEPCLNGCLWGEAALQRGCIAHLERQVEKLRAEIRALHRAQAQLQGQLSDARRESQRLQQEARLLRKQQSSLQSQREHLQGLHDQKTRELEGLAEKLQELADASETLLAENAFLKVLLAAAEKKWRTEAEPEVGLAKEEPGLAVPATENFPEAEQNGQTQMDARLASEHSKENWTE